The Natrinema salaciae genome includes a window with the following:
- a CDS encoding DUF6735 family protein produces MGHRALVAYRRPDRLYDVRYSHWGGEDLTLADAITAATPLANGAIDGSLLADSISRDRILTDYLDPCVHEALYLVSPAAGYAVDPYLVCWLEWGDGRDGGRGAIVASQPGDGTTRTWFRATKTVLADIVEMGVLSRRAAQAYLEARVCEERAGIPYTYTSGDSDETAADDATYTPTPDYWPADERRDGGDRTGYGDRTDE; encoded by the coding sequence ATGGGACATAGGGCGCTGGTCGCCTATCGGCGACCGGATCGGCTCTACGACGTGCGGTACAGTCACTGGGGTGGCGAGGACCTCACGCTCGCGGACGCGATCACGGCCGCGACGCCGCTGGCCAACGGCGCGATCGACGGTTCGCTGCTGGCGGATTCGATCTCCCGGGACCGGATCTTGACGGACTATCTCGATCCCTGCGTTCACGAGGCGCTGTACCTCGTCAGCCCGGCAGCGGGCTACGCGGTCGACCCCTATTTGGTCTGCTGGCTCGAGTGGGGTGACGGCCGGGACGGCGGTCGGGGCGCGATCGTCGCGTCGCAGCCCGGCGACGGCACGACGAGGACCTGGTTTCGCGCCACGAAGACCGTGCTGGCCGATATCGTCGAGATGGGAGTGCTCTCACGACGGGCCGCACAGGCGTATCTCGAGGCCCGCGTCTGCGAGGAGCGTGCGGGAATCCCCTACACGTACACGTCCGGCGATTCGGACGAGACGGCGGCCGACGACGCAACGTACACGCCGACGCCGGATTACTGGCCCGCCGACGAGCGACGGGACGGCGGTGATCGAACGGGATACGGCGACCGAACCGACGAGTGA
- a CDS encoding MutS-related protein: protein MRLEEYWGVGPKTRATLVDELGRERAIEAIESGDVRALADAGLARGRATRILRRATGGDGIDVLATGDARSAYKDLLDLAVEHAVTQRAADRIRVLTPLTSREAMTDRLDDVLAARDAWAALEDADREAVLEAYERYDEREESEHAAVEAALALLEAGVDSGPFAAIAGLERDRLAEAAEALAALDGGRVREGADEELDRLRDTLGAIEDMDANALELIEDLRSDGVRDVDQFRDAFEDRLLTETEVTIDQVRGAMPADATDATDFVGTTLRTLRSDLTAAIDEREVLVASDLKGTLAENRDAVDRAVDAVDDIALHLSLARFALEYDCTRPAFLEGDDDAVSVVNARNLTLAARDDESVQPVTYALGEHGVASVPDGVDSVPGEERVAVLTGANSGGKTTLLETLCQVVLLATMGLPVPADRAEVTPVDSLVFHRRHASFNAGVLESTLRSIVPPLSSGGRTLMLVDEFEAITEPGSAADLLHGLVTLSVDREALGVFVTHLADDLEPLPPEARVDGIFAEGLNPDLELLVDYQPRFGTVGRSTPEFIVSRLVANASDRSERAGFETLGEAVGNEVVQRTLADARWTTDE, encoded by the coding sequence ATGCGACTCGAGGAGTACTGGGGCGTCGGGCCGAAGACGCGGGCGACGCTGGTCGACGAGCTGGGGCGGGAGCGCGCGATCGAGGCCATCGAGAGCGGTGACGTGCGCGCGCTCGCCGACGCCGGCCTCGCGCGGGGGCGAGCGACGCGCATCCTCCGCCGGGCGACGGGCGGCGACGGGATCGACGTGCTGGCGACCGGCGACGCGCGATCGGCGTACAAGGACCTGCTCGACCTGGCGGTCGAGCACGCAGTCACGCAGCGTGCGGCCGACCGGATCCGCGTGCTCACACCGCTGACGTCCCGCGAGGCCATGACGGACCGGCTCGACGACGTGCTCGCGGCCCGCGACGCCTGGGCCGCGCTCGAGGACGCCGATCGGGAGGCCGTTCTCGAGGCCTACGAGCGGTACGACGAGCGCGAGGAGAGCGAACACGCGGCCGTCGAGGCTGCGCTCGCCTTACTCGAAGCCGGCGTCGACTCCGGCCCGTTCGCCGCCATCGCCGGCCTCGAGCGCGACCGACTCGCGGAGGCCGCCGAGGCGCTGGCGGCGCTGGACGGCGGCCGCGTCCGCGAGGGTGCCGACGAGGAACTCGACCGGCTCCGGGACACGCTGGGGGCGATCGAGGATATGGACGCCAACGCCCTCGAGCTGATCGAGGACCTGCGCTCGGACGGCGTCCGCGACGTCGACCAGTTCCGCGACGCCTTCGAGGACCGCCTGCTGACCGAGACCGAGGTCACGATCGATCAGGTCCGGGGTGCGATGCCGGCCGACGCGACCGACGCGACGGACTTCGTCGGCACCACGTTGCGAACCCTCCGGAGCGATCTCACCGCCGCGATCGACGAACGCGAGGTGTTGGTCGCCAGCGATCTCAAGGGAACGCTCGCGGAGAACCGCGACGCCGTCGATCGGGCCGTCGACGCGGTCGACGACATCGCCTTGCACCTCTCGCTGGCCCGGTTCGCGCTCGAGTACGACTGCACGCGACCGGCCTTCCTCGAGGGCGACGACGACGCCGTCTCCGTCGTCAACGCGCGCAACCTCACGCTCGCCGCGCGCGACGACGAGTCGGTGCAACCGGTCACGTACGCGCTCGGTGAACACGGCGTCGCGAGCGTTCCGGACGGCGTCGACTCGGTCCCCGGCGAGGAACGCGTCGCCGTCCTGACGGGCGCGAACAGCGGCGGGAAGACGACCCTGCTCGAGACGCTGTGTCAGGTCGTCCTGCTGGCGACGATGGGGCTGCCGGTCCCCGCGGACCGGGCCGAGGTGACCCCCGTCGACTCGCTGGTCTTCCACCGCCGACACGCGAGTTTCAACGCCGGCGTCCTCGAGTCCACCCTCCGGTCGATCGTCCCGCCGCTATCCTCGGGCGGGCGCACGCTGATGCTGGTCGACGAGTTCGAGGCGATCACGGAACCGGGCAGCGCGGCGGACCTGCTCCACGGCCTCGTCACGCTCTCCGTCGACCGCGAAGCGCTCGGCGTGTTCGTCACCCACCTCGCGGACGACCTCGAGCCGCTGCCGCCCGAGGCGCGGGTCGACGGCATCTTCGCGGAGGGGCTGAACCCCGACCTCGAGTTGCTGGTCGACTACCAGCCCCGCTTTGGCACCGTGGGTCGGTCGACGCCGGAGTTCATCGTCTCGCGGCTGGTCGCGAACGCGAGCGACCGGAGCGAGCGCGCCGGGTTCGAGACGCTGGGGGAAGCCGTCGGCAACGAGGTCGTCCAGCGGACGCTCGCCGACGCGCGCTGGACGACCGACGAGTGA
- the purF gene encoding amidophosphoribosyltransferase has protein sequence MTEKCGVVGVSLDGRNAARPLYYALYALQHRGQESAGIVTHDGFQQHSHVEMGLVGDAFGEDDLDTLNGAAGIGHVRYPTAGSVDSSCAQPFSVSFKSGSLGLSHNGNLVNADEIRDELAAAGHAFTSDGDTEVIAHDLARNLLEEDLVRAVKHTMGRIHGSYSLTISHDDTILGVRDPQGNRPLCIGELEDGYILASESAAIDTLDGELVRDVRPGELVVLQDDGEGFDSYQLVEQENTAHCFFEHVYFARPDSVIDDTLVYEARRSLGRKLWEESGVETDVVMPVPDSGRAFAAGYADAASETTADGESRAADDDGVEFAEGLMKNRYVGRTFIMPTQDERERAVRLKLNPIKSTIEGKTVTVIDDSIVRGTTSTQLVQLLKDCGAEEVHVRIGAPAIVAPCYMGIDMATREELIAAGRSTDEIRDAIDADSLAYLSTDAVADVLEEDRIDLCLGCVTGEYPYDIEGEETDRDVSRPDVGGTRLPADD, from the coding sequence ATGACCGAGAAGTGCGGCGTCGTCGGCGTCTCACTCGACGGTCGAAACGCGGCGCGACCGTTGTACTACGCGCTCTACGCGCTCCAGCATCGCGGTCAGGAGTCCGCGGGGATCGTCACCCACGACGGGTTTCAACAGCACAGCCACGTCGAGATGGGACTGGTGGGGGACGCCTTCGGTGAAGACGATCTCGACACGCTCAACGGCGCTGCGGGGATTGGCCACGTCCGGTATCCGACGGCCGGTTCGGTCGACTCCTCCTGTGCACAGCCCTTCTCCGTCTCGTTCAAGAGCGGCTCACTCGGCCTGAGCCACAACGGCAACCTCGTCAACGCCGACGAGATCCGCGACGAACTCGCCGCCGCGGGTCACGCCTTCACCAGCGACGGCGACACCGAAGTCATCGCCCACGACCTCGCGCGCAACCTCCTGGAGGAAGACCTCGTTCGCGCCGTCAAACACACGATGGGGCGCATTCACGGCTCCTACTCGCTGACGATCAGCCACGACGACACCATCCTCGGCGTGCGCGATCCGCAGGGGAACCGGCCGCTCTGTATCGGCGAACTCGAGGACGGCTACATCCTCGCCTCGGAATCGGCCGCGATCGACACCCTGGACGGGGAACTCGTCCGCGACGTCCGCCCGGGCGAACTGGTCGTCCTGCAGGACGACGGCGAGGGGTTTGACTCCTACCAGCTCGTCGAGCAGGAGAACACCGCTCACTGCTTTTTCGAACACGTCTACTTCGCGCGACCCGACAGCGTCATCGACGACACGCTCGTCTACGAGGCCCGGCGCTCGCTCGGCCGCAAGCTCTGGGAGGAGAGCGGCGTCGAGACCGACGTCGTGATGCCCGTCCCGGACTCCGGACGCGCGTTCGCCGCCGGCTACGCCGACGCCGCGAGCGAGACGACCGCCGACGGCGAGTCACGGGCCGCCGACGACGACGGCGTCGAGTTCGCCGAGGGGCTGATGAAGAACCGGTACGTCGGCCGGACCTTCATCATGCCGACACAGGACGAGCGCGAACGCGCGGTGCGGCTCAAGCTCAACCCGATCAAGTCGACGATCGAGGGGAAGACCGTCACCGTCATCGACGACTCGATCGTCCGCGGGACGACCTCGACCCAGCTCGTCCAGCTGCTCAAAGACTGCGGGGCCGAGGAGGTCCACGTCCGCATCGGCGCGCCCGCGATCGTCGCCCCCTGTTACATGGGCATCGACATGGCCACCCGCGAGGAGCTGATCGCCGCGGGCAGATCGACCGACGAGATCCGCGACGCGATCGACGCCGACAGCCTCGCCTACCTCTCGACCGACGCCGTCGCCGACGTGCTCGAGGAAGACCGCATCGACCTCTGCCTGGGCTGCGTGACAGGCGAGTACCCGTACGACATCGAGGGCGAGGAGACCGACCGCGACGTGAGCCGGCCTGACGTGGGCGGGACGCGGCTTCCCGCGGACGACTAA